The following proteins are co-located in the Nocardioides piscis genome:
- a CDS encoding FecCD family ABC transporter permease: protein MLTDTTSAPAQSPALETPGTVVRAADRAYRLSLPALMVALAVLAVAGLVSATRGAAGLPVAGVVSALLDALPGVAVDSGLTTSQEAILWSIRLPRMVLSMLVGAALGMAGAAYQGVFRNPLADPYLLGVSAGAGLGAVLALGFELDLSFGPFSAVPAAAFAGALLAVSGSALIARGSFASTATLLLSGVAMAALFSAAQTYALQQLDETRAREALSWLFGQLTTHGWDQVLLLLPYVVLSGVVLLGCARHLDVLRLGDDEAMALGLKPARVRLVVIVAATLMTAAAVSVSGLIAFVGLVVPHVVRMLTSHSYRVILPLSGLLGGAFLAGVDVGARTLVAPAELPVGVITAFVGAPFFAFVLWRRGGPR from the coding sequence ATGCTGACCGACACCACTTCGGCACCGGCACAGTCACCGGCGCTCGAGACGCCCGGCACGGTCGTCCGTGCGGCCGATCGTGCCTATCGGTTGTCCCTGCCTGCCCTGATGGTCGCGCTGGCCGTGCTCGCAGTTGCGGGCCTGGTCAGCGCGACCCGGGGCGCCGCCGGGCTGCCGGTGGCCGGAGTGGTGTCGGCGCTGCTCGACGCGTTGCCCGGGGTCGCGGTCGACTCAGGGCTGACCACCTCCCAGGAGGCGATCCTGTGGTCCATCCGGCTGCCGCGGATGGTGCTGAGCATGCTCGTCGGGGCGGCGCTCGGGATGGCCGGAGCCGCCTACCAGGGGGTCTTCCGCAACCCGCTCGCCGACCCCTACCTGCTCGGGGTCTCGGCGGGGGCCGGACTCGGCGCCGTGCTCGCGCTCGGCTTCGAACTGGACCTGAGCTTCGGGCCCTTCAGCGCAGTCCCTGCAGCAGCGTTCGCCGGCGCACTGCTCGCAGTCAGCGGGTCAGCCCTGATCGCTCGCGGCTCGTTCGCCTCGACCGCGACCCTGCTTCTCTCCGGCGTGGCGATGGCGGCGCTCTTCTCCGCAGCCCAGACCTATGCGTTGCAGCAGCTCGACGAGACAAGGGCGCGAGAGGCACTGAGCTGGCTCTTCGGGCAGCTCACCACCCACGGCTGGGACCAGGTGTTGCTGCTGCTCCCCTATGTCGTCCTCTCCGGCGTGGTGCTGCTCGGCTGCGCCCGACACCTCGACGTGTTGCGCCTGGGGGACGACGAGGCCATGGCGCTCGGACTCAAGCCGGCACGAGTGCGGCTGGTCGTGATCGTCGCGGCCACCCTGATGACGGCTGCGGCGGTGTCGGTCAGCGGCCTGATCGCGTTCGTCGGGCTGGTGGTGCCGCACGTGGTGCGGATGCTCACCAGTCACAGCTATCGGGTGATCCTGCCGCTCTCGGGGCTGCTCGGGGGTGCCTTCCTGGCCGGCGTCGACGTCGGCGCACGCACGCTGGTCGCACCGGCTGAGCTCCCGGTGGGCGTGATCACGGCGTTCGTGGGAGCTCCCTTCTTCGCGTTCGTGCTCTGGCGCCGGGGTGGACCCAGATGA
- a CDS encoding ABC transporter ATP-binding protein → MRLRAAGLRVRLRRTEVLHGIDLELDAGEWLGVIGPNGAGKSTLLKALAGVLRHTGTLEIGAGPRATQIALMPQAPLLPDGMSVVEYVLLGRTVHLGWLRGETRRDRRIAADVIGRLGLDEFADRPVTSLSGGEAQRAVVARALAQQTRVLLLDEPTSALDLGHQAEVLSLVDELRRQDGISVIAAMHDLGSAARHADRLQLLAAGSTEAVGAPSQVLDPAVLSRVYRTPLDVHRLDDELVVLPHRSTTTGRNTP, encoded by the coding sequence ATGAGGCTCCGCGCCGCCGGACTGCGGGTCCGCCTTCGCCGCACGGAGGTGCTGCACGGCATCGACCTCGAGCTGGACGCCGGGGAGTGGCTCGGCGTGATCGGGCCCAACGGCGCCGGCAAGTCGACCCTGCTCAAGGCGCTCGCCGGCGTCCTGCGCCACACCGGCACCCTCGAGATCGGGGCCGGCCCGCGCGCCACTCAGATCGCGCTGATGCCGCAGGCGCCGTTGCTGCCCGACGGCATGTCGGTCGTGGAATACGTCCTGCTCGGCCGCACGGTCCACCTGGGCTGGCTGCGCGGCGAGACCCGCCGAGACCGCCGGATCGCAGCGGACGTGATCGGCAGGTTGGGTCTCGACGAGTTCGCCGACCGTCCCGTCACGTCCCTCTCGGGTGGCGAGGCCCAACGGGCGGTCGTGGCACGAGCCCTCGCCCAGCAGACCCGGGTCCTGCTGCTCGACGAACCGACCAGCGCCCTCGACCTCGGCCACCAGGCCGAGGTGCTGAGCCTGGTCGACGAGCTGCGACGACAAGACGGCATCAGCGTGATCGCCGCGATGCACGACCTCGGCTCCGCCGCGCGCCACGCCGACCGCCTCCAGCTGCTCGCAGCCGGGTCGACCGAGGCGGTCGGTGCCCCCAGCCAGGTGTTGGACCCCGCCGTGCTGTCGCGCGTCTATCGCACCCCGCTCGACGTGCACCGACTCGACGACGAGCTCGTCGTCCTCCCCCACCGCTCGACCACCACCGGAAGGAACACCCCATGA
- a CDS encoding ABC transporter substrate-binding protein produces MNHIRPVPAALFLAASLALTGCSQASSSEASSASEDATTSASAADFPVTIDAANGEVTLDSRPERIVSLSPSATEILFAIGAGDQVIAADEYSTYPAEAPTTDLSAYDPNVEAIAGYEPDLVVIANDTNGIVGALAKLDIPTIVNEAPATVEDGYDGVAALGMATGHVDETAEVVADMRAEVDEGLAAAPQDRLRIYHELDEKLYAASSHSFIGSVYDSLGATNVADAADKQKSGYPQLTEEAVIAADPELIVITDQVSYTADDVANRPGWENVSAVRNGNIVTVDADISSRWGPRLPQLIESIADAMASVKTPVG; encoded by the coding sequence TTGAACCACATCCGACCCGTGCCCGCCGCCTTGTTCTTGGCCGCCTCGCTCGCCCTCACCGGCTGCAGCCAAGCCAGCTCGTCCGAGGCCTCCAGTGCGTCCGAGGACGCCACGACTTCTGCCTCGGCCGCCGACTTCCCGGTGACGATCGACGCCGCCAACGGCGAGGTCACGCTCGACTCGCGGCCCGAGCGCATCGTCTCCCTCTCCCCCTCGGCCACCGAGATCCTCTTCGCCATCGGCGCTGGGGACCAGGTGATCGCCGCAGACGAATACTCGACCTATCCGGCGGAGGCACCGACCACCGACCTGTCGGCGTACGACCCGAACGTCGAGGCCATCGCCGGCTACGAGCCCGACCTCGTCGTGATCGCCAACGACACCAACGGCATCGTCGGCGCGCTGGCCAAGCTCGACATCCCGACCATCGTCAACGAGGCTCCGGCCACCGTCGAGGACGGCTATGACGGGGTGGCGGCCCTCGGTATGGCCACCGGTCACGTCGACGAGACCGCGGAGGTCGTGGCCGACATGCGGGCCGAGGTCGACGAGGGGCTGGCAGCCGCTCCCCAGGACCGCTTGCGGATCTATCACGAGCTCGACGAGAAGCTCTATGCCGCCAGCTCGCACAGCTTCATCGGATCGGTGTACGACTCGCTCGGTGCGACCAACGTCGCCGACGCGGCCGACAAGCAGAAGAGCGGTTATCCGCAGCTGACCGAGGAGGCGGTGATCGCCGCCGATCCCGAGCTGATCGTGATCACCGACCAGGTCAGCTACACCGCCGACGACGTGGCGAACCGGCCCGGATGGGAGAACGTCAGCGCCGTCAGGAACGGCAACATCGTCACCGTCGACGCCGACATCTCCTCACGCTGGGGGCCGAGGCTGCCGCAGCTGATCGAGTCGATCGCCGACGCCATGGCCTCGGTCAAGACGCCAGTCGGCTGA